One genomic region from SAR324 cluster bacterium encodes:
- the folE gene encoding GTP cyclohydrolase I FolE, which yields MSRLPEELNRSFEEFESLGDCHHSTSLETPMRADAWELSSETKIQRIEEHFREIMQTLGLDLTDDSLQGTPRRVAKMLVSEIFSGLNPEKKPEIRLFQNTYRYQNILLEKSISFRSFCEHHFLPVIGEAHVAYIPKNGVIGLSKINRIVDYYAKRPQVQERLTRQIAEELEQALGTPDVAVLLDAKHFCVMMRGIEDQTSSTTTAEYRGCFQEAERKNEFLRYIYSKNLPT from the coding sequence ATGTCGAGACTTCCAGAAGAATTGAATCGCTCCTTTGAAGAATTTGAAAGCTTAGGCGATTGCCACCACAGCACTAGCCTAGAAACCCCGATGCGGGCTGATGCCTGGGAGTTGAGTTCCGAGACCAAAATTCAGCGGATCGAGGAGCATTTCCGGGAAATTATGCAGACATTGGGATTAGACCTTACTGATGATAGCTTGCAGGGGACACCTAGGCGAGTTGCAAAAATGCTTGTCAGTGAGATATTTAGTGGTCTGAATCCAGAGAAAAAACCTGAAATCCGGCTTTTTCAGAACACCTACCGGTATCAAAACATTTTACTTGAAAAGAGTATTTCCTTTCGTTCGTTTTGCGAGCACCACTTCTTACCAGTTATTGGGGAAGCCCATGTGGCTTACATTCCCAAGAATGGTGTGATCGGTTTGTCAAAAATCAATCGCATCGTGGATTACTATGCAAAGCGTCCTCAAGTACAAGAACGACTCACCCGGCAGATTGCAGAAGAACTTGAGCAGGCCTTGGGAACCCCAGATGTTGCAGTCTTACTGGATGCCAAGCATTTCTGTGTAATGATGAGAGGAATTGAAGACCAAACATCTTCGACAACTACTGCCGAATATCGTGGATGCTTTCAGGAAGCTGAACGTAAAAACGAATTCTTGCGTTACATCTATTCCAAAAATCTACCTACCTGA
- a CDS encoding ATP-dependent Clp protease proteolytic subunit — protein MAEEKKEDSPEMHGLAVKMLQARTLVISQGVTSELTQRILTQLVLLEQDDPEAPITLFINSPGGEVFSGFAIFDMLRFLSCPVTTIVGGFAASMGSILSLAANPGRRFAFPNAKIMIHQPLLMGYQGRATECQIQAREILKTRDRIIEIYCVQTGKDYETIKQAIDRDNWMVAEEALEFGLLDKIIKSRMELNELLKSLS, from the coding sequence ATGGCTGAAGAGAAAAAAGAAGATTCGCCTGAAATGCACGGGCTTGCTGTGAAGATGCTACAAGCTCGTACTCTTGTTATTTCGCAGGGAGTCACTTCTGAATTGACTCAGCGAATCCTTACACAACTGGTACTTTTGGAGCAAGACGACCCAGAGGCCCCTATTACACTATTCATCAATTCTCCTGGTGGTGAGGTTTTTTCTGGGTTTGCAATCTTTGATATGCTTCGCTTTCTCTCCTGTCCAGTAACCACAATTGTAGGTGGTTTTGCTGCAAGCATGGGTTCAATCCTCAGCTTAGCTGCCAATCCTGGGCGCAGATTTGCCTTTCCCAATGCGAAAATCATGATTCACCAACCCCTTCTTATGGGCTATCAAGGACGCGCTACAGAATGTCAGATCCAGGCGAGAGAGATTCTCAAAACAAGAGATCGGATCATTGAAATCTATTGTGTGCAAACTGGCAAAGACTACGAGACGATTAAGCAAGCTATCGATCGGGACAATTGGATGGTTGCAGAAGAGGCGTTAGAATTTGGACTTTTAGATAAGATCATCAAATCCAGAATGGAGCTTAACGAATTACTGAAAAGTCTCTCATGA
- a CDS encoding 6-carboxytetrahydropterin synthase — protein sequence MSKYRYTCTKQYFNLPCAHRQHAHQGHCSHIHGYSRSFKFYFACKELDANHFVFDFGELKELKEHLEYMCDHTLLINEQDPYLEMFQDMHEKGLCNLRVVENCGAEGMARYFLDFADKLVRRKSDSRAWCYKVIQWENDKNSGTAKFISN from the coding sequence ATGAGCAAATATCGTTACACCTGCACTAAACAATACTTCAACTTGCCATGCGCTCACCGACAGCATGCCCACCAAGGGCACTGTAGCCACATACATGGTTATTCAAGAAGCTTTAAATTTTACTTTGCTTGTAAAGAATTAGACGCTAATCACTTCGTTTTTGACTTCGGAGAATTGAAAGAACTTAAGGAACATCTCGAGTATATGTGTGATCACACTTTGTTGATCAACGAACAAGATCCCTATTTAGAAATGTTCCAGGACATGCACGAGAAGGGGCTTTGTAATTTGCGGGTTGTTGAGAACTGTGGTGCAGAGGGAATGGCGCGATATTTTCTCGACTTCGCAGATAAACTAGTGAGGCGGAAATCAGATAGTCGGGCATGGTGCTATAAAGTCATTCAATGGGAGAACGACAAAAACTCCGGGACCGCTAAATTCATTTCCAATTGA